Proteins from a genomic interval of Ptychodera flava strain L36383 chromosome 7, AS_Pfla_20210202, whole genome shotgun sequence:
- the LOC139136772 gene encoding LOW QUALITY PROTEIN: ubiquitin carboxyl-terminal hydrolase 5-like (The sequence of the model RefSeq protein was modified relative to this genomic sequence to represent the inferred CDS: deleted 1 base in 1 codon), which yields MAAVEVLHAFQDSVKIPQGGDKVYKDECCFSFDNPESDTGLYVCMNTFLGFGKEHVMRHFHKTGNSLYFHLKTIKKPKPKTETIDDPPKKKPTRLAIGVEGGFDVEDEQEYDYEERNSVVILPDFADVPLPNASIPEKIQLCIAGILSAESAARKEEISAWDGEKRIVSKHAADLVQHDNGKKVPPKGWKCEMCDKTDNLWLNLTDGSILCGRRYFDGSGGNNHALEHYERHKFPLAVKLGTITPNGADVYSYDEDDMVEDPYLAQHLQHFGINMMAMEKTDKTMTELEIDLNYQLKAEWDTIQEAGKKLTPLYGPGYTGMQNLGNSCYMNSVVQVLFSVPAFIKKYAESAEILFNQSSADPTSEFNTQMAKLGYGLLSGKYSTKPVTTETEETEKAQDGIAPRMFKSLVGRGHMEFSTNRQQDAQEYFLHLINIIEKNSRGTTNPCDCFKYKVEERIQCVQSGQVRYTNRDDYMLALPIPLESATNKDEVAAFEIKKKECEEKKQPIGIDEIVRPRIPLSACLESFSQAEIVDDFYSSAIQAKSTASKTTKLASFPDYLMIQMKKFTLSDDWTPKKLDVSIDIPDELDLSSLRGKGLQAGETELPEGDCPPQEPQINEAIVEQLVNMGFDREGCRKAVYHTNNQGSEAAMEWVFQHMEDPDFAVPLQLGGKSSAAQPVREQDLAMIMSMGFTKEQATKALKATDNNVERAVDWIFSHADELTSDAMETEQSGPEYRDGSGKYKLVAFISHMGTSTSCGHYVCHVLKEGRWVIYNDRKVAVSENPPKDLAYLYLYQRV from the exons atggcagccgtCGAGGTTCTGCATGCTTTCCAAGATTCCGTCAAAATCCCACAGGGCGGAGATAAAGTCTACAAGGATGAATGCTGCTTTTCTTTCGATAACCCG GAATCAGACACTGGGCTATATGTCTGCatgaacacgtttcttggcttTGGTAAGGAACATGTCATGAGACATTTTCACAAGACCGGAAATTCTCTCTACTTTCACCTGAAAACAATCAAGAAACCA AAACCAAAAACAGAAACTATAGATGATCCCCCAAAGAAGAAACCAACCAGACTTGCAATTG GTGTTGAAGGTGGTTTTGATGTGGAAGACGAGCAAGAATATGACTATGAAGAAAGGAACTCTGTAGTGATCCTACCAGATTTTGCTGATGTGCCGTTGCCAAATGCCAGTATTCCAGAAAAG ATTCAGCTTTGTATTGCTGGAATACTATCAGCTGAATCTGCCGCCAGAAAAGAAGAAATCTCAGCCTGGGATGGAGAGAAACGGATTGTATCAAA acATGCAGCAGACTTGGTACAACACGACAATGGCAAGAAAGTTCCTCCAAAAGGTTGGAAGTGTGAGATGTGTGACAAGACAGACAACCTGTGGTTGAATTTGACAGATGGTAGTATTTTGTGTGGACGTCGGTACTTTGATGGCTCAGGGGGTAACAACCATGCCCTGGAGCACTATGAGAGACACAAATTTCCTCTGGCAGTCAAGTTAGGCACCATTACTCCCAATGGCGCTG ATGTCTATTCATATGATGAAGATGACATGGTTGAAGATCCCTACCTTGCACAACATCTGCAACACTTTGGTATCAACATGATGGCAATGGAAAAG ACAGATAAGACAATGACAGAGCTTGAAATAGATCTGAACTACCAACTCAAGGCAGAGTGGGATACTATTCAAGAGGCTGGTAAAAAATTAACACCACTCTACGGACCAGGTTATACTGGTATGCAAAATCTAGGAAATAG cTGTTATATGAACTCTGTTGTACAAGTGTTATTTTCAGTGCCAGCTTTCATTAAAAA ATATGCTGAAAGTGCAGAAATCCTCTTTAATCAGTCATCAGCAGACCCAACATCCGAGTTCAACACACAAAT GGCAAAACTAGGCTATGGACTGCTGTCAGGAAAATATTCCACCAAACCTGTGACAACAGAAACGGAAGAGACGGAAAAG GCACAGGATGGTATTGCACCCAGAATGTTCAAATCTCTGGTTGGCAGAGGACATATGGAATTCTCAACAAACAGACAACAAGATGCCCAGGAGTACTTCTTACATCTCATCAATATTATAGAG aaaaacagCAGAGGAACGACCAATCCGTGTGACtgtttcaaatacaaagtaGAGGAACGTATCCAGTGTGTTCAATCAGGCCAAGTTAGGTATACCAACAGAGATGATTACATGCTAGCATTACCAATACCTTTAGAATCAGCCACAAATAAAG ATGAAGTAGCAGcttttgaaattaagaaaaAGGAATGTGAAGAGAAGAAGCAACCAATAGGCATTGATGAGATTGTTAGACCGAGGATACCACTGTCTGCATGTCTAGAGTCATTTAGTCAAGCAGAAATAGTGGATGATTTTTACAGTAGTGCAATCCAAGCCAAATCAACTGCTTCAAA AACAACAAAACTTGCCTCATTTCCAGATTATTTAATGATTCAGATGAAGAAATTCACACTCAGTGATGACTGGACACCAAAGAAACTAG ATGTGAGTATTGATATACCAGATGAATTAGATCTATCATCACTGAGGGGCAAAGGTCTTCAGGCTGGAGAGACAGAGTTACCAGAAGGTGATTGCCCTCCACAGG AACCTCAAATCAATGAAGCAATAGTGGAACAGTTGGTTAAT ATGGGATTTGACAGAGAAGGGTGTAGGAAAGCTGTCTACCACACTAACAACCAAGGAAGTGAAGCAGCCATGGAATGGGTATTCCAACACATGGAAGATCCTG ACTTTGCTGTGCCACTTCAGTTAGGTGGAAAGAGCAGTGCTGCCCAGCCTGTGAGGGAACAAGATCTGGCCATGATAATGAGCATGGGGTTCACTAAAGAACAAGCCACAAAGGCACTCAAAGCTACA GACAACAATGTTGAGAGAGCTGTAGACTGGATATTCAGCCATGCTGATGAGTTGACATCTGATGCCATGGAAACGGAGCAGAGCGGCCCGGAGTACAGAGATGGCAGTGGAA AATACAAACTGGTAGCATTCATAAGTCATATGGGAACATCAACATCTTGTGGGCATTACGTATGTCATGTACTGAAAGAAGGAAG GTGGGTGATCTACAATGATAGAAAGGTAGCAGTGTCTGAAAACCCTCCAAAAGACTTGGCATATCTGTATCTCTATCAAAGAGTATGA
- the LOC139136776 gene encoding cell division cycle-associated protein 3-like gives MGGKESKPESSEETSKPATPIVHRRILQEETVDPRSPSCGIDRTPIQIVKNKVVLDPRSPTADIIRTPIVVDKTWQKVTVAEIQKQIEEFEKENDVSEVNLNNTPCSESPDKTSTSNKEQIVVEVLERAAVNTAESPDESKTDNQDSTGATVNTAKDTSVENINEESVFPSVEEENEDEFVPDAEEIAPEPIIAMGGLELINTPEYEKELSEMKQRPLPLSVDLSKENTAVMNLSADHTSSALRRKPKRTSDNIKPVNRCIAMTSSPQRSPLAVVNIASSPKVLWQKKASTNIPLQRTPQNQVKNKRSSAGNTPARMIDLLVDKENM, from the exons ATGGGTGGCAAGGAGAGTAAACCAGAGAGCTCAGAGGAGACATCAAAACCAGCAACTCCAATCGTTCATAGACGAATACTACAAGAAGAGACAGTAGATCCTCGTTCTCCTTCCTGTGGCATTGATAGAACTCCCATCCAGATTGTGAAGAATAAAGTTGTCCTTGATCCAAGATCACCAACAGCTGATATTATCAGAACGCCAATTGTAGTAGATAAGACATGGCAAAAAG taACTGTGGCTGAGATCCAGAAGCAAATTGaagaatttgaaaaagaaaatgatgtATCAGAGGTAAACTTAAACAACACACCATGCAGTGAGAGTCCAGACAAGACAAGTACATCCAATAAAGAGCAGATTGTGGTGGAAGTGTTAGAAAGGGCAGCAGTAAATACAGCTGAATCACCTGATGAGTCCAAAACTGACAACCAGGACAGCACTGGtgctacagtaaacacagcTAAAGATACCTCTGTGGAAAATATTAATGAAGAATCAGTATTTCCATCTGTGGAAGAAGAGAACGAGGATGAATTTGTGCCAGATGCAGAGGAAATAGCTCCGGAGCCAATCATAGCAATGGGAGGATTAGAGCTTATAAACACACCAGAGTATGAGAAGGAACTCTCTGAGATGAAACAAAGACCATTGCCTTTGTCTGTGGATCTGTCCAAAGAAAATACCGCAGTTATGAATTTATCTGCAG ATCACACAAGCAGTGCATTGCGCAGAAAACCAAAGAGAACCAGTGACAATATCAAACCTGTCAACAGATGCATCGCCATGACATCATCTCCACAAAGATCTCCTCTTGCCGTGGTCAATATTGCAAGCTCCCCCAAGGTTCTCTGGCAGAAGAAAGCATCAACAAACATACCGCTGCAAAGAACACCGCAGAATCAAGTGAAGAACAAGAGATCAAGTGCTGGCAATACACCAGCACGAATGATTGACCTTCTTGTTGACAAAGAAAACATGTAG